From Nyctibius grandis isolate bNycGra1 chromosome 27, bNycGra1.pri, whole genome shotgun sequence, one genomic window encodes:
- the OLFML3 gene encoding olfactomedin-like protein 3, with the protein MGPWRCLLLLPLLAAALRAQQQHFMEYVERRLTLLEERISQWHDQSSRYSTELRDFKNQVLGMLETAEKEREAMRSEAESAAVRVDRLEREVDYLETQNPAPPCVEVDETLMEKQVATAKQRKNEKYTKQTDCSDTIASVRAMKILKRFGSTSGLWTKDAAGNSEKIYVFDGTANDTVYVFPRMREFTLFSATRKAARIKLPYPWVGTGHLVYDGHLYYIRQQGPFQVIKFNLANKTVVDSSVFPAEEQIPVFGLSPFTYIEVAADEEGLWAIYATKEDEKNICLAKLDPTSLDIEQMWDTPCPRENAEGAFVVCGALHVVYNTRLPSRSRVQCVFDVSGTLAPEDASLVYFPKRYGSHSSMKYSPRERQIYAWDDGYQIIYRMEMKKKLEV; encoded by the exons ATGGGGCCCTGGCgctgcctgctcctcctgccgCTCCTCGCCGCGGCCCTCCgcgcccagcagcagcacttcatGGAGTACGTGGAGCGGCGCCTCACCCTCCTGGAG GAGAGGATCTCACAGTGGCATGACCAGAGCAGCCGCTACTCCACGGAGCTGCGGGACTTCAAGAACCAGGTGCTGGGGATGCTTGAGACAGCGGAGAAGGAGCGGGAGGCGATGCGGTCGGAGGCAGAGAGCGCAGCGGTGCGCGTGGACCGCCTGGAGCGCGAGGTGGACTACCTGGAGACACAGAACCCCGCACCACCGTGCGTGGAGGTGGACGAGACACTGATGGAGAAGCAGGTGGCCACGGCCAAGCAGAGGAAGAACGAGAAGTACACCAAGCAGACAG ACTGCAGTGACACCATCGCGAGCGTCAGAGCCATGAAGATCCTGAAGCGTTTTGGCAGCACCTCGGGGCTCTGGACCAAGGATGCCGCAGGGAACTCCGAGAAGATCTACGTCTTCGACGGCACTGCCAACGACACGGTGTACGTCTTCCCTCGCATGCGGGAGTTCACCCTCTTCTCTGCCACCCGCAAGGCCGCCCGCATCAAGCTGCCCTACCCCTGGGTGGGCACCGGCCACCTCGTCTACGATGGGCACCTTTACTACATCCGCCAGCAGGGCCCCTTCCAGGTGATCAAGTTCAACCTGGCCAACAAGACGGTGGTGGACAGCTCCGTGTTCCCAGCTGAGGAGCAGATCCCTGTCTTCGGGCTCTCCCCCTTCACCTACATCGAGGTGGCGGCGGACGAGGAGGGGCTCTGGGCCATCTACGCCACCAAGGAGGACGAGAAGAACATATGCCTGGCCAAGCTGGACCCCACCTCGCTGGACATCGAGCAGATGTGGGACACGCCATGCCCACGGGAGAACGCCGAGGGCGCCTTCGTGGTGTGCGGGGCGCTGCACGTGGTCTACAACACCCGCCTGCCCAGCCGCTCCCGCGTGCAGTGCGTGTTCGATGTCAGCGGCACGCTGGCCCCCGAGGACGCCTCCCTCGTCTACTTCCCCAAGCGCTACGGCTCCCACTCCAGCATGAAGTACAGCCCCCGCGAGAGGCAGATCTACGCCTGGGACGACGGCTACCAGATCATCTACCGCATGGAGATGAAGAAGAAGCTGGAGGTGTGA